The following proteins are co-located in the Spinactinospora alkalitolerans genome:
- a CDS encoding pyridoxal phosphate-dependent aminotransferase, translating into MSVTVSATLAVNEAMAEKRRRGLPVLPMGFGEAGLPVHPALRDALSAGGDRNAYGPVAGIEELRVAAAGYWRRRGLRTDPDLVVAGPGSKPLLYGLLLAIGGDVALASPSWVSYAAQARLAGHRPIMVPTPPAQGGVPEPDLLKAAVTEARGRGRDVRAVVVTTPDNPTGTVASRETVRRLTEVARDLDLVIVSDEIYRDLVHDPATAVHSPAEFAPERTVVSTGLSKNLALGGWRLGVTRLPDNDLGGRLRAELLGVASEIWSSPTGPVQQVAAYAFGEPAEIADHIARSRRLHGIVARAVADRFAAAGAMVAAPQAAFYLYPDFDAWRERLLERGVTTGPELARFLLDTYGMGVLPAAEFGESGDALRLRVATSLLYGDTQARRYSALAADDPTALPWIRAHLDRLSEVLEDVTAPLGAMTAR; encoded by the coding sequence ATGTCTGTCACCGTGTCCGCGACTCTCGCCGTCAATGAGGCGATGGCGGAGAAGCGGCGCCGGGGCCTGCCCGTCCTGCCGATGGGATTCGGTGAAGCGGGCCTGCCCGTCCACCCCGCCCTGCGGGACGCCCTGTCGGCGGGGGGTGACAGAAACGCCTACGGCCCGGTCGCCGGCATCGAGGAGCTGCGCGTCGCTGCGGCGGGGTACTGGCGGCGCCGCGGTCTGCGGACCGACCCGGACCTGGTGGTCGCCGGACCGGGCAGCAAACCGCTGCTCTACGGACTGCTCCTGGCCATCGGCGGCGACGTCGCCCTCGCCTCACCGAGCTGGGTCAGCTACGCGGCCCAGGCCCGGCTGGCCGGCCACCGGCCCATCATGGTGCCGACCCCGCCGGCGCAGGGCGGGGTGCCGGAGCCCGACCTGCTCAAGGCCGCCGTGACCGAGGCCCGCGGCCGCGGGCGAGACGTGCGCGCCGTCGTCGTCACCACGCCCGACAACCCCACCGGGACCGTCGCCTCGCGCGAGACCGTCCGCAGGCTCACCGAGGTCGCGCGCGACCTCGACCTGGTGATCGTCTCCGACGAGATCTACCGCGACCTCGTGCACGACCCCGCCACCGCCGTGCACAGCCCCGCGGAGTTCGCCCCCGAACGCACCGTCGTCTCCACCGGGCTCAGCAAGAACCTGGCCCTGGGCGGCTGGCGGCTCGGCGTCACCCGCCTGCCGGACAACGACCTGGGCGGGCGGCTGCGCGCCGAACTGCTCGGCGTGGCCAGCGAGATCTGGTCCAGCCCGACCGGGCCGGTCCAGCAGGTCGCGGCCTACGCCTTCGGTGAGCCCGCCGAGATCGCCGACCACATCGCGCGCAGCCGACGGCTGCACGGCATCGTCGCGCGCGCCGTCGCCGACCGGTTCGCGGCGGCCGGCGCCATGGTGGCCGCGCCCCAGGCGGCGTTCTACCTGTACCCCGACTTCGACGCCTGGCGGGAGCGGCTCCTGGAGCGCGGGGTCACCACCGGGCCCGAACTCGCCCGGTTCCTGCTCGACACCTACGGGATGGGCGTGCTGCCGGCCGCCGAGTTCGGCGAGAGCGGGGACGCGCTGCGGCTGCGGGTGGCGACCAGCCTGCTCTACGGCGACACCCAGGCCCGGCGCTACAGCGCCCTGGCCGCCGACGATCCCACGGCACTGCCGTGGATCCGCGCCCACCTGGACCGGCTCAGCGAGGTGCTGGAGGACGTGACCGCCCCACTGGGCGCGATGACGGCGCGGTAG
- a CDS encoding DUF6457 domain-containing protein has translation MTLTEWAQHVCAELELQDEIGKADVDRILDLAKDAAHSVARPAAPLTTYLLGIAVGRGADPESAAALISRLALAQAEDGEERARPDSSRP, from the coding sequence GTGACCCTCACCGAATGGGCGCAGCACGTCTGCGCCGAATTGGAGCTGCAGGACGAGATCGGCAAGGCCGACGTCGATCGGATCCTCGACCTGGCCAAGGACGCCGCGCACTCCGTGGCGCGCCCCGCCGCTCCGCTCACCACCTACCTGCTGGGCATCGCGGTGGGCCGCGGCGCCGACCCCGAGAGCGCGGCGGCCCTCATCAGCCGGCTCGCGCTGGCGCAGGCCGAGGACGGCGAGGAGCGGGCCCGACCGGACTCCTCCCGCCCCTGA